A genomic segment from Fusarium keratoplasticum isolate Fu6.1 chromosome 10, whole genome shotgun sequence encodes:
- a CDS encoding Methyltransf-2 domain-containing protein: MYNQPCVKFSYLSCPLLPCLAQDPPQKATQNKLIDTLESLDAGSFANEAERVRTMEALSLALSRVQKPWDTVWQHNWVNPATNACVKTLIDAGVFKQWIRSGGSEKTSRELAKLTGTDEVLIRRMMRQIAGQNLITETAEDTYKPTSWVYSIAADEALSNTYGALYDFVNGPMFRSLPSYLKETGYKNPTDPKKCNWQFMNKSDATLFESLGSNAVAAKEFNDAMQSHSKYNMTPWPEVYPTRTLVEGSKPDRPLVVDVGGSKGHDLAKFHKRHPGIPKASLVLQDLPDILKELTIPETITPQPHDFFTPQPVKGARAYFLHNVLHDWEDPQALKILKNLAAAMEKGYSKLLIHESLISRVKPSPRVTTSDITVMACLGSKERTEIEWRRLVERAGLRVVKIWRQPHSVESIIETELV, encoded by the exons ATGTATAATCAACCTTGCGTCAAGTTCTCCTACCTGTCCTGCCCTTTGCTGCCTTGCTTGGCACAGGACCCTCCACAAAAGGCAACCCAAAACAAACTGATTGACACCCTCGAGAGTCTCGATGCAGGCTCATTTGCTAACGAGGCGGAGCGGGTTCGTACCATGGAGGCCCTCTCCCTGGCCTTGAGTAGGGTTCAGAAGCCATGGGACACTGTCTGGCAGCACAACTGGGTGAACCCGGCCACCAACGCCTGCGTCAAGACCTTGATCGATGCTGGAGTGTTCAAACAGTGGATCAGATCTGGAGGATCCGAAAAGACATCCAGGGAGCTAGCCAAGCTCACAGGAACCGATGAAGTTCTCATCA GACGCATGATGAGACAGATCGCAGGCCAAAATTTGATCACCGAGACTGCTGAGGACACTTATAAGCCAACATCGTGGGTTTACTCTATCGCAGCTGATGAGGCACTGTCAAACACCTATGGAGCGCTCTATGACTTTGTGAACGGTCCCATGTTTAGAAGTCTGCCATCCTATCTCAAAGAGACAGGGTACAAGAACCCAACAGATCCAAAGAAGTGCAACTGGCAGTTCATGAACAAGTCCGATGCCACTCTATTCGAGTCTCTCGGTTCTAATGCTGTCGCTGCCAAAGAGTTCAACGATGCCATGCAAAGCCATTCCAAGTACAACATGACTCCCTGGCCTGAAGTCTACCCAACTCGAACTCTCGTCGAAGGCTCCAAACCGGATCGTCCTCTAgtggttgatgttggcggTAGCAAAGGCCATGACTTAGCAAAGTTCCACAAGCGTCATCCTGGCATCCCAAAGGCAAGCCTAGTCTTGCAAGACTTGCCTGATATTCTCAAGGAGTTGACCATCCCCGAAACAATCACGCCACAGCCTCACGATTTCTTTACGCCTCAACCCGTCAAAGGAGCTCGAGCTTACTTCCTACACAATGTCCTGCATGATTGGGAAGATCCACAGGCTCTCAAGATCCTGAAAAACCTCGCCGCCGCAATGGAGAAGGGCTATTCCAAACTCCTTATACATGAGAGTTTGATCAGCAGAGTCAAGCCCTCCCCTCGTGTGACCACTTCAGATATTACCGTGATGGCCTGCCTAGGGTCCAAGGAGAGAACTGAGATTGAATGGAGGCGTTTGGTGGAGAGGGCTGGACTACGTGTGGTGAAGATTTGGAGACAACCACATTCGGTGGAAAGCATCATTGAGACGGAATTGGTTTGA